TGGGTTTATATCAAATATTGCGCTCTGAACTCATCATCTGATGGAATTTTTGTAAGGGCTTCATTCATGGCTGGTGTAACCTTCTCAGTAATGTACTGGAGTGAGTCATCGAAGTCCGAGGGGTTCGACGAAGTGAACAGAGTCTGAAAGTACCCTGTCACTACTTGTTCCAGATCATCGTCCATTTCTGCCCATGTACCATTCGTTCTTCGTAGCTTTAAGACACGGTTTCTTACTCTCCTCTGTTTGGTGGTAGCATGAAAAAACTTTGTATTAAGGTCCCCCTCTCGTAGCCAATTTTCTCGGCTCTTTTATATCCAATAGAGTTCTTCGTCTCTGAACGCTGTGCAGAGGTTCCACTTAAGGTTCAAGATTGTCTCAGTGGAGAAATTATCGCTGAGCTGGGCTTGCTCAAGTTGGCATTTTATCTCTTCAATCTTTTTTTCCGTGTTGGAGGGGTTGGCCCATTTACATATGGATATGACTTTCCTACAGAACACGATCCGGTCGTGTAGATCATCTCGATCAAAGGGGTTTGGGTCGTTCCAACCCTGAAGAATGGTCTCACGGAAGCCCTCCTTACCAATGTATATCTTATTGAAACCTCGTCTCCCGGGATTATGAATAGAGAGAAAACGCGAGAGGATGGGGCGGTGGTCCAAACCCCATAGGCGAAGATACTCCACATTTGTCTGGGAGAAGCAATGGTGCCAGTCTTCGTTACCCACAACACGGTCTAGTCGACATTGGACTTTGCCATTGCTTCTATTACCTACCCAAGATAGGGGGTTTCTTGAATATGGGAATTCAATCATTCCACAATTAGCGAGCATGTTTCTGAAGGGCATGAAAGATGATTCACTACGTTTGCCACCGCCTTTTTTTCTAGATTACTGGTGATTTCATTAAAGTTTCCAAGCATGAGCCATGCTCCAGATCTATTAAGGCTCATGCGGGTCAAACGTTCCCATACATTTTCTCGATAATTAATAACCGGATCACCATAGACAAATGTGATGTAGACTTTGTGTCCTGCTATGATTGACTCGACATCGATCATACGATTATCAGAATAAAGAATGGTAACATCAAAAGAATCTAAATAGAAAAGAGCTAGTCCACCGCTTTGACCCTCTGGTTCCACGGTGAACAATTTATTATAACCAAATTCAAACTGAAAATCCTCAAGAATAGAAAAACTACTTTTTGtttctgaaagaaaaagaaaagaaggaatAAAACAACATTGCAGTTCCCGGAGATGTTTCTTGGTCAAGTATGCTCTGGCTCCCTGACAATTCCAAGCTATGGCACTCATATCCTCTTACTAGGTGGTTTCAGGGACACCACCGAACCTGAGAGAGACAAAGGTTTTTTGCTTAAAGTAGAAGGAAACACCTCATTACGAGGGACATCAGAGGAGGAGACAGTAAAGAGATTACCCAGAGTGCTTCGCTTACGAGGGGAACAACCTCGAAGCTGATTGAGCTTCTTTGAAGCCTTTGATGCCTTTTGACCTTTTAATTCCGGGTTCTTTGGAACGAGTTTCTTAAGGTACCCTTTTGCAGAGGTCATGGGAAGCGAGGCACGTGGGGCTATGTCCTGAGTCGAGGTGAGAGCATTTTGTGCTTGAGGTGGAGCCGCAGGGAGTGGAACTATCGGAGGATCTTTCTGCAGTTCATTTGTAGTCTCAGCATTAACTGGAGAAAGTTGTGAGATGGCGTCGATCTTTTCCGCGTTGTCGTCTGGAACATCGTCATGGAGATCATCGTTGTCCAGCATCTCCACATCCATCTCCAAACGTTCAGTTTCCATGACCATACTATCAACAAGAGCTATCTCATCGTCAGCGAGAGTGATCTCAAGGTCTTGGCCAAGGTCTAAATCAAAGTCGAAGTCGAGTTGCTTAATGTTGTTCTTATGATCAGGAGAGGAAGCTTCCGGTCTCGGAGATATGGTATGCTGGTGAGCTTGATGCATGTCTTCTGGATCACAAATGATGAAGGAGCATGACCAGGCTCAAGGTTCTCGATCGCGGGAAGTTGGGGTATCAGTGATGTGAGCTTTCCCCTTAATTATTCTTAGGCGTTTTTCAGCAGTTTCAGTGAGTGGGCTCTTTGGATGTTCTTTCCTGTTAACGTCTCCTAGGTCCAGGTGGCCCAGTTTGTCGAAGATGGTTCTCTGAGAGTCCGAGACAGTTTGGGTTAGGGCGTCTTTCGCCGATAGGGGAGCTCGGGAAGATACTGGCGCCATATCAGTGTAAGGGTTTGTCCTTGGTGGGGATCGAGGACGCCAGGCTCGAGTTTCCTGATGACGATGATTTGAGTACCTTCCTCTGTATGACTCTGTTTGTTTAGGCCCTCTGTTCTTGTGTGAGTAAGGTATCTCTCCGTGAGGAGCATTAGAAGAAATATCCATTCCATAGGCGGAAGAAGCACATGGTGGAAGCTCTAGACGTCTCCAGACATCGTCCTTGCGAGGGTGATCACGATAAGATGATTTCCGCTCTTTAGACGATTCTTTTTGAGAGGGGTGGTAAGCTCTATTTTCACGAGGTGTTGAGATCTTCTGTCTTTTTTCTTCTATTCGTAGTCACTCTAGGGTTGATTTGAGGAGGAAAGTCTATGTCTCCCTGGATTAGGGGAATGGCGCCCATTTAAATGGGAGCGAGGACATTTCATGGTCCCTGTCGTAAGAGAAGGCGGATCTGCTTGAGCATTAAGATCTGCTTGTTGTTGCCGTTTGAGTTCTCAGTCCTCCGGAGTAAGTTGGGGACATGCATTTTTATCGTGTGAGATCATGTGGCAGGTAAAGCAGTATCAGTGGAGACCCTCATAGGAGAAGAAGATCCTTTCTATGCAACCGTTTGGAAACTCTATACGATGCTCGAATTGCAGGGGCTTGTCAACGTTGACAGATACTTGGATTCCTGCTCGTTTCGAGTCTAGGGAGGTCCAAATTCCTAGGGTTTTGAGATCGCAACGAAGGTCTGATCGTTCCAGAAGTGGACTGGGACCCCTGTTACACTTATCCAGAATGGAATTGTGTTAGGAAAGGATTCACTGGTAAACGGTTACCAGCGTTCGAGCTCGAAACTCCATTGATTAAAATGACATGGGCGTTTGTTTAGGACAGAGAGTAGATCTGTTTCATTGTCAAAGTCAAACTGGAAACTCTCGTTGCCGAGATTTAAACCACAAACACGGCCTTCTACGTTCCAGATCCTGTTATGGGGGAGGAGATGGATCAAAGCATCAATGCTCTGTCCTTGGAGATTGAAAACTCGTCCAATGAGCGTCATACGGAAACGCTCAGTCACAGCATCGAGGTCGCAGTCGGGGATCTTGATAATCTCATCCTCTGATTCAAGCTTGCGGCACACGTTGGAGGAGCCGCCATTGCGTACTATCATTGATGATTGAGTCATTAAGTAGGGGAACATAGCAGTAAGCTAAAGGAGATGGCTGGTAGGAAGCGTAGCAGTAGACTAGAGGAGATACAAAAGGGTTTACATGTCCGTGATCAAAAAGGAGAAGACTTGGCAAAGAAGCCAGAGGAGAATTgaaatcagagagagagagtggtaGAGATGACAGAACACACAAGGAGTGTAGATAGTCTCCCTTGTGGGTATGGAGAGGGTGCTGGCTCAGATCGGAGAAGGCGTCGGGACGGGGGAGCTTCAGATCTGGAAATCGCCTTCGGGGTCGCTTGCGGCTATGGCTTTCATCTCTCTATCTCCAGTGTCACATTAACTAATACACCGAATACAATAAGTACATTTGCTTTCTTATAACTATAGGATAGACTCTAGGCTTGTAGGTTTGTTTCATACAAACAATTTAGAAAACGATCGATGTTTCCATGTGATATTCCCTTGAACCTTCTAATTATTGTGTACAATTATCtagtcttatatatattgatggaTATGATGTTGAATCAATCACGGATTCTGTGAGTGCTTAGCTTTAGACTTGAATTGTTTTGCTAAAGCTTTGAGTGATTAATAAGAGAAGGACTTCTTGTTAAATTAATTGAGATTCtataattggtatcagagctaacTATTGAAATATAAATCGTGAGTAACAGACCTTACCGAAAAGACGACCATGGCTGATGTGAAAGATGAAACCGAGACAAGCAACAAAGAAGCGGGACCTTCGTCCATGAAGTTCCCAATGTTAACTTCTTCAAACTACACCGTTTGGTCTATGAGGATGAGAATCACCCTTAAGGTTAATAAGGTTTAGGAAACCATTGATCGTGGGAGTAAGCATGAAGAGAAGAATAATATGGCTATCGCTTTAATCTTTCAATCTATACTGGAGGCATTGACGCTGCGAGTGGGAAACCTCGACATGGCCAAAACCGTCTGGGACAGGATTCAAGTTCGCCATGTTGGAGCCGAAAGAGTACGAGAGGGACAACTACAGACATTAATGGCAGATTTTGAGAAGCTCAAGATGAAAGAAGAAGATAGCATTGATACCTTCATCTGCAAGCTAACTGAAATCTTGTCAAAATCAGCTTCTCTAGGAGAAATCATAGAATAGCCAAAACTTGTCAAGAAGTTTTTGAAAAGTTTGCCAAGGAAGAAGTACATACACATGGTTGCATCTCTTGAACAAGTTTTGGATCTTAACACAACTAGTTTTAAAGATATAGTCGGAACATTAAAAGCGTGTGAGGAGAGAATaagcgaggaagaagaagaacagaaTGATGATCATGGAAAGCTGATGTATGCTAGTGAATCTCAGAAAGAGAACTATGCAAATAGAGGAAGAGAACGTGGTGGACGAAGCTACTGGAAAGGAGGAAGAGGTCGAGGACGTGTAGAAGGATTCCTTGCACAAAAGAAAGCTTGGAAACAGAGTCAAAACAAAGACAAGAGTCACATTACATGCTTCCACTGTGATAAGCTCGGCCATTATGCATCTGAGTGCCCCGACAAGTTTCTTAAACTACAAGAAACTGTttagaagaaggaagaagatacACAAGAAGCAGATGAATTAATGATGCACGAAGTGGTGTATCCTAATGAGAAGAAGGTGAAGCCGAGTGACTTAGAGATTGAAGGAGACATGGAGAATGTGTGGTATCTTGACAATGGAGCAAGCAATCACATGAGCGGAAACCGAAAGTTTTTCTATAAACTTGATGAAGAAGTTACAGGGAAGGTATGATTCGGAGATGATTAATGTATTGATATCAAAGGAAAAGGCTCAATCAGGTTCATCTTAGATGGAGGAGAGAAGAAGACGTTGAGAAATGTGTTACTACATACCTGGACTACAGAGCAACATTGTGAGCTTAGGACAAGCCACCGAAGCTGGATACGAGGTGAGTATGAAGAATGACGTACTGATGCTCTTTGATCAAACATGGTATCTAATGATTAAGACCGTTTGTATAAAGTGAACCAGCA
This genomic interval from Brassica napus cultivar Da-Ae chromosome A6, Da-Ae, whole genome shotgun sequence contains the following:
- the LOC106350348 gene encoding uncharacterized protein LOC106350348, with amino-acid sequence MTQSSMIVRNGGSSNVCRKLESEDEIIKIPDCDLDAVTERFRMTLIGRVFNLQGQSIDALIHLLPHNRIWNVEGRVCGLNLGNESFQFDFDNETDLLSVLNKRPCHFNQWSFELERWGPSPLLERSDLRCDLKTLGIWTSLDSKRAGIQVSVNVDKPLQFEHRIEFPNGCIERIFFSYEGLH